AATTCCGCCATAACCCACATCAAATTTAATCCCTTTCTTACGCGCATCGTGCACAAAAGGTTTTACGCGTTTTTTCTCTATGTCTACAATATATTCCCGACCAGGAATCTCTGCAAAGGCATGCGTAAAAATGTCACCGGGACGTAGATGGTCAAAGAACAACTCCTGGATAGGCAAAGGCGGGTTTGCACCTCCAAAATCAACCATTACCGGTAAACCTCCCGCCAAGTCGCTCGCTTTAACCGCCTGGTCTACCGGAGCCCATGATCGTCCTTCAAAATGTGCGACTTTGAATCCTACGATATGTTCGGGATTATCCTTTGCCACTTTAGCAGCCAGGGAGGCCTCCATCTGGGTCGTATCTTGTTCAAAATGCCCTCCCCGCATGCCCTGTTTCGCTATATTCAAAAAGGCCAAAACACGAGTTTTAGACTGTTTAATGGTCTGTTCTTTATAGTAATAAAAAGTTTCCGCGCCAGGCGATCCTGCGTCTACTACGGTGGTCACACCATTACGCAGACTAAAGCCGTCGGGCGGAAAGGCATTGGGCCCGTTCATATATGCCTGATCGAGGTTCGTTCCCCAATAATGATGGGTATGAAGATCGATCAAACCTGGTGTAACGTAACTTCCAACGGCATCAACTAACTGTTTCCCCAGCTTCCCTTCTATTTCTGGCGCTACCTCAACAATACGCCCATCCTTTATAGCAACATCTCTCTTTTCATATATATTGTTTTTAGGATCAATGACGGTGCCGCCTTTGATCACTAGATCATACTGTTGCGCCCACAGCGTACCTCCATACAAAAACATGCCAACTGCTATGCAAAAAATCTTCTTCATAATAGTTTACCTTTTGGGCAATAAAATGCCCGGACAACCTATAGGTTGTTCATAAAACAATGACTATCAAACAATTAAACTTATCTTACTTCTACTATCATCTCGATTTCCACAGGAATGTTGTTAGGAAGTGAGCCAACACCTACCGCCGAGCGAGCATGCTTTCCTTTATCGCCGAACACTTCCACCATAAAATCGGAAAAACCGTTGATGACCTTGGGCTGATCTTTAAAATCTGCAGTTGCATTAACCATTCCCAGCACTTTCACGACACGAACCACTTTGTTCAAATCGCCAATCTCAGCTTTCAAAGCCGCTAATAATGATATGCCCACCAATTTTGCTGCTTGCTGTCCTTCTTCGATCGTTAAGTCCTGACCTACCTTTCCCTGCACTTGTCGTCCCTCGGGTAAATCCGGACCATGACCGGAGAGGTAAATTAAATTCCCTGTACGAACCGCGGGCAAGAAATTAGCAATCGGGGGTTTTGGTTTGGGTAAGGTAACACCTAAATCTGTCAAACGCTTCTCTACGTCTTGTGCAACATCTTGCCCCATAGCTATCATATGCCATCCGTGTACCGATAGACATAACAGCAGTAAATAAGCTTTCTTCATAATGAATTATTCTTTTACAATTTAAACATAAGCGATACAATCCATTTCCACTAAGGAATCTCCCGGTACGCCTCCGTAAGTAGCTACTGTAGTCCTTACTGGTGGCTTGTTTCCGAAACGACCTTTAAAAACCTCATTCATGGCTTTGTAATCTGCGAGATCTGCAAGATAAACATTTACCTTTAAGACCTTCTCCATGCTGGACCCTGCTTTTACCAGCTCTTCTTCCAACTCTTTCAATACGTGGTCGGTATGTGCTTTGACATCACCTTCGAAGTGTGCACCTTTACCGGCGACGAACAGCAGGCCGTTAAATTTTGTACAGCCGGAAAAAAGTGGTACATCATCTTGTTTTTTCACATTGAAAACTTCTTTGGCCGCCGGATGATTAGTTGTTTCAGTTGCTTTAGCCACGAGCCCAAAGCCAGTAACGCCTAATAGCGACGTGAATAATTTTTTCACTGCGGATCTACGTTCATTCTTTTTCATTGTTTCAAATATTTAATTTTAATTTATCTATTCTTATACACGAAGTATACAAATCTAAGTCTGCTATCATGTTAGCTCATAGCGGCTTTCAGATGTGCTGCAACTACCAAGTCCTGTCCTGGTTGCAGCATCCATGACGTGATGGTTATTTCATCATCTGTAGCGCTACCGATTTCTATGGATGGATTTCCGGCACGTAATTTCTCCTGTACCTCTACACCCTTAACACCGAGTTGGTCCGGGTTCCATTTAATATGCAGCGTGGGGGTTATATTTCCTAAAGGAGGTACGACAATTTCGGTAGACACGGTTGGCAACGACTGTACGGCTACCGCGATCTTTTTCACGCTTTCCTCCTGTTGTTGCCATTCTGCATCGTGGTCGGCCTGTATGAACTTTTCCAGGGCCATATACATTCCTAGGATCTCCTCTTTATTCACTTTCATTCCGCGGCCAATATTAAAACCACGGGGAGGCATACTCAACCGGGCGGCATCTATGAATTTTTTCTTTCCCATAAGAAGGCCTGCGCTTTGCGGGCCTCTAATGGCTTTACCTCCGGATACACAAACCAGATCGAAACCCATTTCGTGGAACTTCCACAGGTTTGATACCGGCGGAACATCAGCTGCGATATCAATCATCGTAGGTATATCAAACTCCCTTGCTATGCTCACCCACTCTTCATGCATGATCAGCCCTTGGTCGCTTTGGATATGAAGGAAAAAGAGCATCGCTGTCTTTGGATTTATGGCTTTACGCAGCTCTTCCGCCGTTTCTATTTGAACAATTTTACAGCCCGTATTGCGCAACGCGTGGGAATAAACGATATTATGCCCTTTCTGGCAGATGACTTCCGATTTCATGTCGGTTCCATCCAAATGAGGTAGTTGTTCCACCTTTTTTTCGTCCATACCGGTCAATATTCCGGCCAAGCCTAAGGTCATTGCAGAAAAACAACCTGACGTTACTACGGCAGATTCTGCTTTTACCAAGTTCGCAATCCTTTCGCCTACCTTGTCCTGCAATTCATCCAACATACAGAATGTGGTAGAACTACTATTGATCGTTTCCAAAACTTCAGGCCGCATCAAAGACCCCGTCATAGCGGTATACGTGCCTGCGGCATTGATAAAGGTACGCACACCTAACTCTTGAAATAAGTTCTTGGGAGATCCGACACGATGTTGTTCGATGGCATCTCTCCATAAGGGTTGCCCTACCGCACTGCCTATAGGCAGTACGGAAAGCAATTTTAGCAATGATCTTCTTTTCATCTGTAAATAATGTTTATCCATCGGTCAGATGGCACTTAACATGTTCCTTCTTGTATTTTATAAGTCTCGTTTTTTGATTATTGATCCCACCATACACGGCTGGTAAGCGCGTTCGTTCCCCCTTGCCTTTGTACCGCTTCCCGGAAATTTTCACCGTTATAGTTTTCTTCGGTCAGAGGTACGACAAAACGTCTCGGGACTGTGCCTCCCGTCAGATTACCAGGGTAGTTAACGGGCGTTAGTATAGGGTATCCGGTTCTCCGCCAGTTCGCAAAGATTTCGTACTCATCCTGTAGAAATAAGCTCACCCACAAATGCGTATACAGTTGCTCCAATTTATCTTCAAAGGTCCCGCTGCTGGCGAAAGGGTTTCCACTGAGGTAAAAATCGATCCGGTTTTGGGCAATTTCTGCATATGATCCGAACAAAGCCCATTGGCGCATCGCAGATTGCACCGCCTGCGTATAAAGCTCAGCGGCATCCGTATCATACCATCCCCTAAGACTCGCTTCCGCTAACAAGGTGTACATTTCTGTAGGGGTTAATACTAAATGTGGTGCATCGAAGCGAAGGATCGTATTCGGATTCGGTTCGGAGAAGGTGGCAAAATTTTCGGGGAACGAGTTGTACCGAGCGTTCGGCATGCCCATTTGCAGGCTGCTAGTGGTATCGGGCACAAAGGTTCCGGTAGCATTTCTTACCCGTACCACCGAGATCACATTTAACCGGGGATCGTTGGTGTTTTTCAAATGATTGATGAACGTTTCAGCCAGTTTTCCTCCTTCGATATTATCTACCGCCTGCTGATTGAGATAGTCTGTATTTAGTAAACCACTGGCAATAAAATTGCGTTGACTGATCTGTGAGCCATCCACATAAGCTATACGTGCTAGATCTACGTCAGCCAGTACTACTCCTCCTTCTATCGCTTTCCTTACCCAGCTCTCGGCTGCAGCGATGTCAACGTTCGTTAAACGCATGCCTAACCTGAGCATCAGTGAGTAAGCAAACTTCCGCCACTTCGCAATATCACCCCCATAGATCAGGTCTGCATTGCCATAACTGGGTAAGTCTGCATTTAGTGCTACCGCCGCCTCGTCCAGTTCTTTTAGCAGATCGGCATAAACAACGGATTGTTCGTCGTATTTGGGGCTATAGGTACCATTCAGTCCCAATCCTGATTCAAAATAAGGAATATCGCCGTAAAGGTCTGTCAGTCGATGAAAAATAAAGACTTTCCAGATTCTTGCAATGGAAAGGAGGTTGGTCTGCTCCGGATCTTCTGCTACGGCGTCCATTACTTTTTGTATTTCAATCACTGCTGTTGAATACGCTTCCCAGCTGGTGTAAGAATAGGTTTCGTTAAAATATTTATCGCCTGCTGCGGGAACTTCTTTGTAGGTAGCGGTCTGTTGCATCGATCCGCCGATAGTAAGATAAGCGGCTCCAATATAATTGTTGCTCACAGCGTCCAGTTGCGCTTTGGTGAACATATAACCAGGCACCACCGTAGTGGAGGCATTTGGATTTACATTCAAATCTTCCAGATCTTTGGTACAATTGCTGAACGTCAGGGCCAGTATAAAGACCAGATAAGGATATATTTTATTCATACAATAAAGTTTCATTATTACTACAATTAAAATTTGACGATTAGGTTAAGGCCCAAACTTCTGGTCCGAGGCACACCGAAAGCTTCCAGTCCCTGTGCATTGCTGTTAGAGTAGCTAGATTCGGGGTCGAAATACTTATTCCGTTTATCTTTATACAGGATAAAGAGGTTCCGCCCCACCAACGATATAGACGCACCCTGCAGTTTGTTGAGCCAATGGATCTTGTCTGTTGGCAAATTGTAGGATAATATCAATTGACGAAGTTTGATAAAGTCATTATCGAACATAAACATGGATGTATAGAATTTGTCGTTATCATAATAGGTATCAATCTCTTCCGGATTCCAGGTTTTGGAAAAGGCTTGGCCGTTCTGATCTACACCATTTACTGTCAGGCCTGTTTCTCTTCCGGGCAAGGTCTCTTCGGGTAATCCGAAGCGATAAGCATACTGAAAGAGGTTGGAATAAATCATGCTTCCAAATTTTCCATCGATTAATACATTGAGTGAAAAGTTCTTATAATTAAACGTATTGTTCAGCCCCATAATCAACGGCGGAACCCCTTGTCCTATCTCTTCCAAGGGCCCTCTCTCTGCATAGCCACTGGCGCTATTGAATACCGTTTGTCCATTTCCATCCGTCAATTTACGATAACCCCATAACGTCCCGTAAGGCCTACCAACGACATTTTGTATAGAGCCGCCTCCTACACCTTCCCCTACGGTAATGGCATTCAAGCCCTCTGCCAACTGTATGATTTCACTTTGATTATAGGCCAGGTTATAACTAATATCCCATTTGAAATTATCGTTCCGTATGGGTGTTCCATTAAGCAAGAGCTCGATACCTTTATTACTTAGTTGTCCGACATTGAGCAGCGCCCTGTTATAACCCGAGGCTTGGGAGATATTTGACTCGACAATGTCGTCTGTGGTTTTCCGGTTATAAAGTGTTACATCAACTCCTAAGCGATTATCGAGGAACTGGGCATCAACACCGAATTCGTATGTGGTTGACGTAAGCGGTCTCAGGCCAGGATTGGTTACCAAGTCGCTCGTTAATTCCTGTACCGGTCGCCCGTTATGGCCCCCTTGTACCATGCTATAGGTTTCATTCAGGATATAGGCATTGGGTGTAGCTCCTCCCACTTGTGCCCATGAACCCCTGAATTTTAACAGATTGAACAGCTCAGGTAGTTGAAAAGCATCACTGGCCACAAAGGTGGCTCCTACGGAAGGGTAAAATATGCTATTGTTTTGCGGACTTAACGTAGAAAACCAATCTTGTCTACCGGTCATGGTCAGGTAGGCATAGCTTTTAAAACCGATATCGGCGGACGCAAAAACAGAGTTAATGCCCGTCTTTTGATAAAGTGGCGTTGTGGTCAGAATATTCAGATTGGTATAGCTATAGAAATGAGGTACAGTGAATTCGCTTCCGTCAATGGCTGTCTGATCATACTCGTTCCGTTGGATATTTCCACCTGCCATAGCTGTTAGGCTAAAGTCTTCGCCAATAGAAGTATCGTAGTTCAAGGTTAACATGCCATTCGTTTCGGCTGAAGTAGCGCGCATGCTCTGGAAGGTTCCCAATGGTCGAAAGGCATTTCCGGTTGGTTGCACAGCCTCATTATACGACTGATAAAAATCACGGCTGGCACTGGCGCGAATATTAAGGTTATCAAGTATATCGTACTGCACACTCCCCTGTAAGATAAAGCGGTCTCTTTTGTCATAATTAGAAAACCTGTTTACAATAAACCAAGGGTTCGGTGCTTCCACTACCGGATTCCAGCGAACCTCATCTCCATTTTCATCATAACCTGGAGCGAGCGAGTTAATATCGACTGTGTTAGCGAGCATATACACCCCCCAAGCCGTATTATTATCGGCATACCCCACTTTTGGCCGGTTTGTTCCTTTATCAAAATTATATTGGGAAACTGCCTCTATATGTAGCCTCTTACCAACC
This Olivibacter sp. SDN3 DNA region includes the following protein-coding sequences:
- a CDS encoding amidohydrolase/deacetylase family metallohydrolase — translated: MKKIFCIAVGMFLYGGTLWAQQYDLVIKGGTVIDPKNNIYEKRDVAIKDGRIVEVAPEIEGKLGKQLVDAVGSYVTPGLIDLHTHHYWGTNLDQAYMNGPNAFPPDGFSLRNGVTTVVDAGSPGAETFYYYKEQTIKQSKTRVLAFLNIAKQGMRGGHFEQDTTQMEASLAAKVAKDNPEHIVGFKVAHFEGRSWAPVDQAVKASDLAGGLPVMVDFGGANPPLPIQELFFDHLRPGDIFTHAFAEIPGREYIVDIEKKRVKPFVHDARKKGIKFDVGYGGISFSFSQAVPAVKEGFYPDAISTDIHIGSMNGAMKDMLTVMSKFLVMGMDLPNVIAASTWQPAQIIKRESLGHLSVGALADIAILHVRKGNFGYFDYKGTKVKGQKKLECELTIRDGKIVYDLNGIAEPLVVRTP
- a CDS encoding RidA family protein, which encodes MKKAYLLLLCLSVHGWHMIAMGQDVAQDVEKRLTDLGVTLPKPKPPIANFLPAVRTGNLIYLSGHGPDLPEGRQVQGKVGQDLTIEEGQQAAKLVGISLLAALKAEIGDLNKVVRVVKVLGMVNATADFKDQPKVINGFSDFMVEVFGDKGKHARSAVGVGSLPNNIPVEIEMIVEVR
- a CDS encoding RidA family protein, which codes for MKKNERRSAVKKLFTSLLGVTGFGLVAKATETTNHPAAKEVFNVKKQDDVPLFSGCTKFNGLLFVAGKGAHFEGDVKAHTDHVLKELEEELVKAGSSMEKVLKVNVYLADLADYKAMNEVFKGRFGNKPPVRTTVATYGGVPGDSLVEMDCIAYV
- a CDS encoding aminotransferase class V-fold PLP-dependent enzyme, which translates into the protein MKRRSLLKLLSVLPIGSAVGQPLWRDAIEQHRVGSPKNLFQELGVRTFINAAGTYTAMTGSLMRPEVLETINSSSTTFCMLDELQDKVGERIANLVKAESAVVTSGCFSAMTLGLAGILTGMDEKKVEQLPHLDGTDMKSEVICQKGHNIVYSHALRNTGCKIVQIETAEELRKAINPKTAMLFFLHIQSDQGLIMHEEWVSIAREFDIPTMIDIAADVPPVSNLWKFHEMGFDLVCVSGGKAIRGPQSAGLLMGKKKFIDAARLSMPPRGFNIGRGMKVNKEEILGMYMALEKFIQADHDAEWQQQEESVKKIAVAVQSLPTVSTEIVVPPLGNITPTLHIKWNPDQLGVKGVEVQEKLRAGNPSIEIGSATDDEITITSWMLQPGQDLVVAAHLKAAMS
- a CDS encoding SusD/RagB family nutrient-binding outer membrane lipoprotein codes for the protein MNKIYPYLVFILALTFSNCTKDLEDLNVNPNASTTVVPGYMFTKAQLDAVSNNYIGAAYLTIGGSMQQTATYKEVPAAGDKYFNETYSYTSWEAYSTAVIEIQKVMDAVAEDPEQTNLLSIARIWKVFIFHRLTDLYGDIPYFESGLGLNGTYSPKYDEQSVVYADLLKELDEAAVALNADLPSYGNADLIYGGDIAKWRKFAYSLMLRLGMRLTNVDIAAAESWVRKAIEGGVVLADVDLARIAYVDGSQISQRNFIASGLLNTDYLNQQAVDNIEGGKLAETFINHLKNTNDPRLNVISVVRVRNATGTFVPDTTSSLQMGMPNARYNSFPENFATFSEPNPNTILRFDAPHLVLTPTEMYTLLAEASLRGWYDTDAAELYTQAVQSAMRQWALFGSYAEIAQNRIDFYLSGNPFASSGTFEDKLEQLYTHLWVSLFLQDEYEIFANWRRTGYPILTPVNYPGNLTGGTVPRRFVVPLTEENYNGENFREAVQRQGGTNALTSRVWWDQ
- a CDS encoding SusC/RagA family TonB-linked outer membrane protein, with amino-acid sequence MNNFPKGQKPIGKSYCLNYSQAKLIMKLTIALTFMFSLTVSARSIAQKINISLKNVSLKEVFTSIERQTNYKFLYEEHLIDNIPPLSVDFQDSDVELVLNKVLHNHRLNYRIIAETIAIQQVKGQSVSSGLQKAINGTVKDQNGDPLPGVSVRVKGTTSGTVTNENGLYTINADQAATLEFSYMGYVSQSVAVEGKTAIDVVMDTDNQSLSEVVVTALGISRQKKALAYSVAEVGGDQFTQAREVNVANALVGKVAGVDVAGMATGPGGSSRVIIRGNGSLSGNNQPLYVINGMPMDNSIPGGGTNSSGMGWNVDRGDGIAGINPDDIESISVLKGGPASALYGSRAANGVILITTKKGVARKGIGVEFNSTSTFERPSMYPEWQYIYGQGLDGVKPTTQEQAIATGRFSYGARMDGEPYIQFDGQYRPYSPVKDNPARFYETGQTYINSLALNGGSEELNYRLSISNTDAKAIVPNSTYDRLTTNLAVNAKVGKRLHIEAVSQYNFDKGTNRPKVGYADNNTAWGVYMLANTVDINSLAPGYDENGDEVRWNPVVEAPNPWFIVNRFSNYDKRDRFILQGSVQYDILDNLNIRASASRDFYQSYNEAVQPTGNAFRPLGTFQSMRATSAETNGMLTLNYDTSIGEDFSLTAMAGGNIQRNEYDQTAIDGSEFTVPHFYSYTNLNILTTTPLYQKTGINSVFASADIGFKSYAYLTMTGRQDWFSTLSPQNNSIFYPSVGATFVASDAFQLPELFNLLKFRGSWAQVGGATPNAYILNETYSMVQGGHNGRPVQELTSDLVTNPGLRPLTSTTYEFGVDAQFLDNRLGVDVTLYNRKTTDDIVESNISQASGYNRALLNVGQLSNKGIELLLNGTPIRNDNFKWDISYNLAYNQSEIIQLAEGLNAITVGEGVGGGSIQNVVGRPYGTLWGYRKLTDGNGQTVFNSASGYAERGPLEEIGQGVPPLIMGLNNTFNYKNFSLNVLIDGKFGSMIYSNLFQYAYRFGLPEETLPGRETGLTVNGVDQNGQAFSKTWNPEEIDTYYDNDKFYTSMFMFDNDFIKLRQLILSYNLPTDKIHWLNKLQGASISLVGRNLFILYKDKRNKYFDPESSYSNSNAQGLEAFGVPRTRSLGLNLIVKF